Proteins co-encoded in one Streptomyces roseochromogenus subsp. oscitans DS 12.976 genomic window:
- the dnaE gene encoding DNA polymerase III subunit alpha: MSKPPFTHLHVHTQYSLLDGAARLKDMFNACNEMGMTHIAMSDHGNLHGAYDFFHSAKKAGITPIIGIEAYVAPESRRNKRKIQWGQPHQKRDDVSGSGGYTHKTMWAVNKTGLHNLFRLSSDAYAEGWLQKWPRMDKETIAQWSEGIVASTGCPSGEVQTRLRLGQEEEALKAAADYQDIFGKDRYFLELMDHGIEIEHRVRQGLLDIGKKLGIPPLVTNDSHYTYAHEAGAHDALLCIQTGKNLSDPDRFKFDGTGYYLKSTDEMYAIDSSDAWQEGCANTLLVAEMVDTDGMFEKRDLMPKFDIPEGFTEVTWFKEEVRRGMERRFPGGVPEDRQKQAEYEMDVIISMGFPGYFLVVADFIMWAKNNGIAVGPGRGSAAGSIVAYAMGITDLDPIPHGLIFERFLNPERISMPDVDIDFDERRRVEVIRYVTEKYGADKVAMIGTYGTIKAKNAIKDSARVLGYPYAMGDRITKAMPADVLGKGIPLSGITDSSHPRYSEAGEVRGMYENEPDVKKVIDTARGVEGLVRQMGVHAAGVIMSSETITEHVPVWVRHTDGVTITQWDYPSCESLGLLKMDFLGLRNLTIMDDAVKMVKANKGLDIDLLSLPLDDPTTFELLQRGDTLGVFQFDGGPMRSLLRLMKPDNFEDISAVSALYRPGPMGMNSHTNYALRKNGQQEITPIHKDLEKPLEEVLAVTYGLIVYQEQVQKAAQIIAGYSLGEADILRRVMGKKKPEELAKNFTIFQAGARKNGFSDEAIQALWDVLVPFAGYAFNKAHSAAYGLVSYWTAYLKANYPAEYMAALLTSVKDDKDKSAIYLNECRRMGIKVLPPNVNESVHNFAAQGDDVILFGLEAVRNVGTNVVESIIKCRKAKGKYASFPDYLDKVDAVACNKRTTESLIKAGAFDTMGHTRKGLTAQYEPMIDNVVAVKRKEAEGQFDLFGGMGEESSSEPGFGLDVQFTEDEWDKTYLLAQEREMLGLYVSDHPLFGLEHVLSDKADAGIAQLTGGEHADGAVVTIGGIISGLQRKMTKQGNAWAIATVEDLAGSIECMFFPATYQLVSTQLVEDAVVFVKGRLDKREDVPRLVAMELMVPDLSNAGTNAPVILTIPATRVTPPMVSRLGEILSHHKGDSEVRIKLQGPRKTTVLRLDRHRVKPDPALFGDLKVLLGPSCLAG, translated from the coding sequence GTGTCAAAGCCGCCCTTCACGCACCTGCACGTCCACACCCAGTACTCGCTGCTGGACGGTGCCGCGCGGCTCAAGGACATGTTCAATGCCTGCAATGAGATGGGCATGACGCACATCGCCATGTCCGACCACGGCAACCTCCATGGGGCGTACGACTTCTTCCACTCCGCGAAGAAGGCCGGAATCACCCCGATCATCGGGATCGAGGCATATGTCGCCCCTGAGTCCCGGCGGAACAAGCGGAAGATCCAGTGGGGCCAGCCGCATCAGAAGCGGGACGACGTCTCCGGTTCCGGTGGTTACACCCACAAGACGATGTGGGCGGTGAACAAGACCGGCCTGCACAACCTCTTCCGCCTCTCCTCCGACGCCTACGCCGAGGGCTGGCTGCAGAAGTGGCCCCGGATGGACAAGGAGACCATCGCCCAGTGGTCCGAGGGCATCGTCGCCTCCACCGGCTGCCCCTCCGGGGAGGTCCAGACCCGGCTGCGTCTCGGCCAGGAAGAGGAGGCCCTCAAGGCGGCCGCCGACTACCAGGACATCTTCGGCAAGGACCGCTACTTCCTGGAGCTGATGGACCACGGCATCGAGATCGAGCACCGGGTCCGCCAGGGCCTCCTCGACATCGGCAAGAAGCTCGGCATCCCCCCGCTGGTCACCAACGACTCGCACTACACGTACGCGCACGAGGCGGGCGCCCATGACGCCCTGCTCTGCATCCAGACCGGCAAGAACCTCTCCGACCCGGACCGCTTCAAGTTCGACGGCACCGGCTACTACCTGAAGTCCACGGACGAGATGTACGCCATCGACTCCTCGGACGCCTGGCAGGAGGGCTGCGCCAACACGCTCCTCGTCGCCGAGATGGTGGACACCGACGGCATGTTCGAGAAGCGCGACCTCATGCCGAAGTTCGACATCCCGGAGGGCTTCACCGAGGTCACCTGGTTCAAGGAGGAGGTCCGCCGCGGCATGGAGCGCCGCTTCCCCGGCGGCGTCCCCGAGGACCGTCAGAAGCAGGCCGAGTACGAGATGGACGTCATCATCTCGATGGGCTTCCCCGGCTACTTCCTCGTGGTCGCCGACTTCATCATGTGGGCGAAGAACAACGGCATCGCCGTCGGCCCCGGCCGAGGCTCCGCCGCAGGCTCGATCGTCGCCTACGCCATGGGCATCACCGACCTCGACCCGATCCCGCACGGCCTGATCTTCGAGCGGTTCCTCAACCCCGAGCGCATCTCCATGCCCGATGTCGACATCGACTTCGACGAGCGCCGGCGCGTCGAGGTGATCCGGTACGTCACGGAGAAGTACGGCGCCGACAAGGTCGCCATGATCGGCACGTACGGCACCATCAAGGCCAAGAACGCGATCAAGGACTCCGCGCGCGTGCTGGGCTATCCGTACGCGATGGGCGACCGCATCACCAAGGCCATGCCCGCCGACGTCCTCGGCAAGGGCATCCCGCTCTCCGGCATCACCGACTCCAGCCACCCGCGCTACTCGGAGGCGGGCGAGGTCCGCGGGATGTACGAGAACGAGCCGGACGTGAAGAAGGTCATCGACACCGCACGCGGTGTGGAGGGCCTGGTCCGGCAGATGGGCGTGCACGCCGCCGGCGTGATCATGTCCAGCGAGACCATCACGGAGCACGTCCCGGTGTGGGTGAGGCACACCGACGGCGTGACGATCACGCAGTGGGACTACCCGAGCTGTGAGTCGCTCGGCCTGCTGAAGATGGACTTCCTGGGCCTGCGCAACCTCACGATCATGGACGACGCGGTCAAGATGGTGAAGGCCAACAAGGGCCTCGACATCGACCTGCTGTCCCTGCCGCTGGACGACCCCACGACCTTCGAACTCCTCCAGCGCGGCGACACCCTCGGCGTCTTCCAGTTCGACGGCGGCCCCATGCGCTCGCTGCTGCGGCTGATGAAGCCCGACAACTTCGAAGACATCTCCGCCGTGTCGGCCCTGTACCGCCCGGGCCCGATGGGCATGAACTCCCACACGAACTACGCGCTGCGCAAGAACGGGCAGCAGGAGATCACGCCGATCCACAAGGATCTGGAGAAGCCCCTCGAGGAGGTCCTGGCGGTCACCTACGGCCTGATCGTCTACCAGGAGCAGGTGCAGAAGGCCGCCCAGATCATCGCGGGCTACTCGCTCGGCGAGGCCGACATCCTCCGCCGGGTGATGGGCAAGAAGAAGCCCGAGGAGCTGGCGAAGAACTTCACCATCTTCCAGGCCGGCGCCCGTAAGAACGGCTTCAGCGACGAGGCCATCCAGGCCCTGTGGGACGTGCTGGTCCCGTTCGCCGGCTACGCGTTCAACAAGGCGCACTCGGCCGCGTACGGCCTGGTGTCGTACTGGACGGCGTATCTGAAGGCGAACTACCCGGCCGAGTACATGGCCGCGCTGCTGACCTCCGTCAAGGACGACAAGGACAAGTCGGCGATCTACCTCAATGAATGCCGCCGCATGGGCATCAAGGTGCTCCCGCCGAACGTCAACGAGTCGGTGCACAACTTCGCCGCCCAGGGCGACGACGTGATCCTGTTCGGTCTCGAGGCCGTGCGCAACGTCGGCACCAACGTGGTGGAGTCGATCATCAAGTGCCGCAAGGCGAAGGGGAAGTACGCCTCCTTCCCCGACTATCTCGACAAGGTCGACGCGGTCGCGTGCAACAAGCGCACCACGGAATCGCTGATCAAAGCCGGCGCCTTCGACACCATGGGTCACACCCGCAAGGGGCTCACCGCGCAGTACGAGCCGATGATCGACAACGTGGTCGCGGTCAAGCGCAAGGAGGCCGAGGGACAGTTCGACCTCTTCGGCGGCATGGGCGAGGAGAGCAGCAGCGAGCCCGGCTTCGGACTCGACGTGCAGTTCACCGAGGACGAGTGGGACAAGACCTATCTGCTCGCCCAGGAGCGGGAGATGCTCGGTCTGTACGTCTCCGACCACCCGCTGTTCGGTCTCGAACACGTGCTGTCCGACAAGGCGGACGCGGGTATCGCCCAGCTGACGGGCGGCGAGCACGCCGACGGGGCCGTGGTGACGATCGGCGGTATCATCTCGGGCCTGCAGCGCAAGATGACCAAGCAGGGCAACGCCTGGGCGATCGCCACCGTCGAGGACCTCGCCGGCTCCATCGAGTGCATGTTCTTCCCGGCCACCTACCAGCTGGTGTCGACCCAACTCGTCGAGGACGCGGTGGTGTTCGTCAAGGGCCGCCTCGACAAGCGCGAGGACGTGCCCCGGCTCGTCGCCATGGAGCTGATGGTCCCGGACCTGTCCAACGCGGGCACCAACGCGCCGGTGATCCTCACCATCCCGGCCACCAGGGTCACTCCGCCCATGGTCAGCCGCCTCGGCGAGATCCTCAGTCACCACAAGGGCGACAGCGAGGTCCGCATCAAGCTGCAGGGCCCGCGCAAGACCACCGTGCTGCGCCTGGACCGGCACCGGGTCAAGCCCGACCCGGCGCTCTTCGGCGACTTGAAGGTACTGCTCGGCCCGTCCTGCCTGGCCGGCTGA
- a CDS encoding LON peptidase substrate-binding domain-containing protein: MTTARLPLFPLNTVLFPGLVLPLNIFEERYRAMMRELLKTPEDEPRRFVVVAIRDGHEVAPSAPGMPDPTAQPARGPAAGFGPEPLKAVHGVGCVADAATIRERADGTFEVLATGTTRVRLLSVDASGPFLTAEIEELPEEPGDEAGALAEGVLRSFRQYQKRLAGARERSLSTGADLPDDPSVVSYLVAAAMVHDTPTKQRLLQAPDTASRLRDELKLLRAETAIIRSLPSLPAFELTRAPTSLN; encoded by the coding sequence GTGACCACCGCCCGTCTCCCGCTCTTCCCGCTGAACACGGTGCTGTTCCCGGGGCTCGTGCTGCCGCTGAACATCTTCGAGGAGCGCTATCGCGCGATGATGCGCGAGTTGCTCAAGACACCGGAGGACGAGCCGCGCCGGTTCGTCGTCGTGGCCATCCGCGACGGCCACGAGGTGGCGCCGAGCGCCCCCGGCATGCCGGATCCCACGGCACAGCCCGCGCGGGGACCGGCCGCGGGCTTCGGCCCGGAGCCGCTCAAGGCCGTCCACGGGGTGGGCTGTGTAGCCGACGCGGCGACCATCCGGGAGCGGGCCGACGGCACGTTCGAGGTGCTGGCGACGGGCACGACCCGGGTGCGGCTGCTCTCCGTCGACGCGTCCGGCCCGTTCCTGACGGCGGAGATCGAGGAACTGCCGGAGGAGCCGGGCGACGAGGCGGGCGCGCTGGCCGAGGGGGTGCTGCGCTCCTTCCGCCAGTACCAGAAGCGCCTGGCGGGCGCCCGCGAGCGCTCGCTGTCGACGGGCGCGGACCTCCCGGACGATCCTTCGGTGGTCTCCTACCTGGTGGCGGCGGCGATGGTGCACGACACCCCGACCAAGCAGCGGCTGCTGCAGGCGCCCGACACCGCGTCCCGGCTCCGTGACGAGCTGAAACTCCTTCGCGCCGAGACGGCGATCATCCGTAGTCTGCCGTCGCTGCCCGCGTTCGAGCTGACCCGGGCGCCGACGAGCCTGAACTGA
- the hisD gene encoding histidinol dehydrogenase, whose translation MISRIDLRGDALPEGPALRDLLPRADFDVQAALEKVRPICEAVHHRGDAALIDFAEKFDGVRLESVRVPAQALTDALAALDPAVRAALEESIRRARLVHREQRRDTHTTQVVPGGSVTEKWVPVERVGLYAPGGRSVYPSSVIMNAVPAQEAGVESIALASPPQAEFGGLPHPTILAACALLGVDEVYAAGGATAVAMFAYGTESCPPANMVTGPGNIWVAAAKRFFTGRIGIDAEAGPTEIAILADDTADPVHVASDLISQAEHDPLAAAVLVTDSVELADAVEKELEPQVAATKHVEDRVVPALKGRQSAIVLVDGIDEGLRVVDAYGAEHLEIQTARPQEVADRVKNAGAIFIGPWAPVSLGDYAAGSNHVLPTGGCACHSSGLSVQSFLRGIHIVDYTKDALAEVAHHVVTLAEAEDLPAHGAAIKARFGWKVPESK comes from the coding sequence GTGATCTCCCGAATCGATCTGCGCGGCGACGCCCTTCCCGAGGGCCCGGCCCTGCGCGACCTGCTGCCCCGAGCCGACTTCGACGTTCAGGCCGCCCTGGAGAAGGTGCGTCCGATCTGCGAGGCCGTGCATCATCGTGGCGACGCGGCGCTGATCGACTTCGCCGAGAAGTTCGACGGAGTACGGCTGGAATCCGTCCGTGTGCCGGCCCAGGCGCTCACCGACGCGCTGGCGGCCCTCGACCCGGCCGTGCGTGCCGCGCTGGAGGAGTCCATCCGCCGCGCCCGCCTGGTCCACCGTGAGCAGCGCCGCGACACGCACACCACGCAGGTCGTGCCAGGTGGCTCCGTGACCGAGAAATGGGTGCCGGTCGAGCGCGTCGGGCTGTACGCGCCGGGCGGCCGCTCCGTCTACCCCTCGTCCGTGATCATGAACGCCGTACCGGCGCAGGAGGCCGGGGTCGAGTCGATCGCGCTCGCCAGCCCGCCGCAGGCCGAATTCGGAGGGCTCCCGCACCCGACGATCCTCGCCGCCTGCGCGCTGCTCGGCGTGGACGAGGTCTACGCGGCCGGCGGCGCCACGGCGGTCGCGATGTTCGCGTACGGCACCGAGTCCTGCCCGCCCGCCAACATGGTCACCGGCCCGGGCAACATCTGGGTCGCGGCCGCCAAGCGCTTCTTCACCGGCCGGATCGGCATCGACGCCGAGGCCGGTCCGACCGAGATCGCGATCCTCGCGGACGACACCGCCGACCCGGTGCACGTCGCCTCGGACCTGATCAGCCAGGCCGAGCACGACCCGCTCGCGGCGGCCGTGCTGGTCACCGACTCCGTCGAGCTGGCGGACGCGGTGGAGAAGGAGCTGGAGCCGCAGGTCGCGGCGACCAAGCACGTCGAGGACCGGGTCGTGCCCGCGCTCAAGGGCCGGCAGTCCGCGATCGTGCTGGTCGACGGCATCGACGAGGGACTCAGGGTGGTCGACGCGTACGGCGCCGAGCACCTGGAGATCCAGACGGCTCGTCCTCAAGAGGTGGCCGACCGCGTCAAGAACGCGGGCGCGATCTTCATCGGCCCCTGGGCCCCCGTCTCGCTGGGCGACTACGCGGCCGGGTCCAACCACGTCCTGCCCACCGGCGGCTGCGCCTGCCACTCCTCGGGCCTGTCCGTCCAGTCCTTCCTGCGCGGCATCCACATCGTGGACTACACGAAGGACGCCCTCGCCGAGGTCGCCCATCACGTGGTGACGCTGGCGGAGGCGGAGGACCTGCCGGCGCACGGCGCGGCGATCAAGGCGAGGTTCGGCTGGAAGGTACCCGAGAGCAAGTGA
- the ybaK gene encoding Cys-tRNA(Pro) deacylase: MAKKPKKQQQSGGTPATVALSSAGVDFTVHAYDHDPAHPSYGEEAAEAMGVSPDRVFKTLVADVDGTLTVAVVPVSGSLDLKALAAAVGGKRATMADPTLAERTTGYVRGGISPLGQRKKLPTVLDDAAETHETICVSAGRRGLEVELSPADLAKLTEAVLAPIGRG; the protein is encoded by the coding sequence ATGGCGAAGAAGCCGAAGAAACAGCAGCAGTCCGGGGGCACCCCCGCGACGGTCGCCCTCTCATCGGCCGGCGTGGACTTCACGGTCCACGCCTACGACCACGACCCCGCCCACCCTTCCTACGGCGAGGAGGCCGCGGAGGCGATGGGCGTCTCCCCCGACCGCGTCTTCAAGACCCTGGTGGCCGACGTCGACGGCACCCTGACCGTGGCCGTGGTCCCGGTCTCCGGCTCCCTGGACCTGAAGGCCCTGGCGGCGGCGGTCGGCGGCAAACGAGCGACCATGGCGGACCCGACACTGGCGGAACGCACCACCGGGTACGTGCGGGGCGGCATCTCCCCCCTGGGCCAGCGCAAGAAACTCCCGACGGTGCTGGACGACGCGGCGGAGACACACGAGACGATCTGCGTGTCGGCGGGGCGGCGAGGACTCGAAGTGGAACTGTCCCCGGCAGACTTGGCGAAGCTGACAGAAGCGGTACTGGCGCCGATCGGGCGGGGCTGA
- a CDS encoding ABC transporter ATP-binding protein, whose amino-acid sequence MSTRAAQAPRHDEVVRVRGLGKTYPAVRGRRGAPGTPEVRATDGVELDVRRGEVFGLLGPNGAGKSTLVRQLTGLLRPDSGSVEILGHDIVRHPERAARLLAYLGQESSALDELTVSLAAETTGRLRGLDVRRARAERDAVLEELGLTPIAGRALKKLSGGQRRLACLAAALVGERPLLVLDEPTTGMDPVARRAVWAAVDRRRAERGTTVLLVTHNVIEAETVLDRVAVLDRGRVIACDTPAGLKEQVADEVRVELVWRDRAPLEVPEVAALRERAMESGRRWTLRLAPEEARAVVATVTGGAAFAALDDFTLATPSLEDVYLALGGAARQGLVKA is encoded by the coding sequence GTGAGTACGCGCGCGGCACAGGCACCTCGGCATGACGAGGTCGTACGCGTGCGCGGGCTCGGCAAGACCTATCCGGCCGTGCGAGGGCGGCGCGGTGCGCCCGGCACGCCCGAGGTACGGGCCACCGACGGGGTCGAGCTGGACGTGCGACGCGGCGAGGTCTTCGGGCTGCTCGGACCGAACGGCGCCGGCAAGTCCACCCTCGTACGACAGCTCACCGGGCTGCTCCGGCCGGACAGCGGCAGCGTCGAGATCCTCGGGCACGACATCGTCCGGCACCCCGAGCGGGCCGCGCGCCTCCTCGCCTACCTCGGCCAGGAGTCCTCCGCGCTGGACGAGCTGACCGTCTCCCTCGCCGCCGAGACCACCGGACGCCTGCGCGGCCTGGACGTACGGCGGGCACGGGCCGAGCGGGACGCCGTACTGGAGGAGCTGGGGCTCACACCGATCGCCGGACGGGCGCTGAAGAAGCTGTCCGGCGGGCAGCGGCGGCTCGCCTGTCTCGCCGCCGCCCTCGTCGGTGAGCGGCCGCTGCTCGTGCTGGACGAGCCGACCACCGGCATGGACCCGGTGGCCCGGCGCGCGGTCTGGGCGGCCGTGGACCGGCGGCGCGCCGAGCGCGGTACGACCGTGCTGCTGGTCACCCACAACGTCATCGAGGCCGAGACCGTGCTCGACCGGGTCGCCGTACTCGACCGGGGGCGGGTCATCGCCTGCGACACCCCCGCCGGGCTGAAGGAACAGGTCGCCGACGAGGTGCGGGTCGAGCTGGTGTGGCGGGACCGGGCGCCGCTGGAGGTGCCCGAGGTCGCCGCGCTGCGCGAGCGCGCGATGGAGTCCGGGCGGCGCTGGACGCTGCGGCTCGCCCCCGAGGAGGCCCGTGCCGTCGTCGCCACCGTGACCGGCGGGGCCGCCTTCGCCGCCCTGGACGACTTCACGCTGGCCACGCCCAGCCTGGAGGACGTCTATCTGGCGCTCGGCGGCGCGGCCCGGCAGGGGCTGGTGAAGGCGTGA
- a CDS encoding histidinol-phosphate transaminase — protein MTRIDDLPVRDELRGKSPYGAPQLDVPVRLNTNENPYPLPEPLVERITERVREAARDLNRYPDRDAVQLRTELAAYLTKTGKYPLGIENVWAANGSNEVIQQLLQTFGGPGRTAIGFEPSYSMHALIARGTGTGWISGPRGEDFTIDLAAAVEAIAEHQPDVVFITTPNNPTGNAVPPETVLALYEAAQAAKPSMVIVDEAYIEFSHGDSLLPLLEGRPHLVISRTMSKAFGAAGLRLGYLAADPAVVDAVQLVRLPYHLSAITQATALAALEHTDTLLKYVEQLKAERDRLVAELRAIGYDVIESDANFVQFGRFADAHTAWQKILDRGVLVRDNGVPGWLRVSAGTPEENDAFLDAVRELKKEL, from the coding sequence GTGACCCGCATCGACGATCTCCCCGTACGGGACGAGCTGCGCGGCAAGTCCCCCTACGGCGCGCCCCAGTTGGACGTCCCCGTACGGCTGAACACCAACGAGAACCCCTACCCGCTGCCCGAGCCGCTGGTCGAGCGGATCACGGAGCGGGTCCGGGAGGCCGCCCGCGACCTGAACCGCTACCCCGACCGGGACGCGGTCCAGCTGCGCACGGAGCTGGCCGCATACCTGACGAAGACCGGCAAGTACCCCCTCGGCATCGAGAACGTGTGGGCCGCCAACGGCTCCAACGAGGTCATCCAGCAGCTGCTGCAGACCTTCGGCGGGCCGGGCCGTACGGCGATCGGCTTCGAGCCGTCGTACTCGATGCACGCCCTCATCGCGCGCGGCACGGGCACCGGCTGGATCTCGGGTCCGCGGGGCGAGGACTTCACGATCGACCTCGCGGCGGCCGTCGAGGCGATCGCCGAGCATCAGCCGGACGTCGTCTTCATCACCACCCCCAACAACCCCACGGGCAACGCGGTCCCGCCCGAGACCGTCCTCGCGCTGTACGAGGCGGCGCAGGCGGCCAAGCCGTCGATGGTGATCGTGGACGAGGCGTACATCGAGTTCAGCCACGGCGACTCGCTGCTGCCGCTGCTCGAAGGCCGCCCGCACCTGGTCATCTCGCGCACGATGTCGAAGGCGTTCGGCGCGGCGGGCCTGCGCCTCGGCTATCTCGCCGCCGACCCGGCGGTCGTGGACGCCGTCCAGCTCGTCCGGCTGCCGTACCACCTGTCGGCTATCACCCAGGCGACCGCGCTGGCCGCGCTGGAGCACACCGACACATTGCTGAAGTACGTCGAGCAGCTGAAGGCGGAGCGGGACCGGCTGGTCGCCGAGCTGCGCGCGATCGGCTACGACGTCATCGAGTCCGACGCCAACTTCGTGCAGTTCGGGCGGTTCGCGGACGCCCACACCGCCTGGCAGAAGATCCTCGACCGGGGCGTCCTGGTCCGGGACAACGGCGTACCGGGATGGCTGCGGGTGTCCGCCGGCACCCCGGAGGAGAACGACGCGTTCCTCGACGCGGTACGGGAATTGAAGAAGGAGCTGTGA
- a CDS encoding NYN domain-containing protein → MDRCIVLVDAGYLLGAAASLLAGEPSRSRIAVDHPALIQALRERAESETERPLLRIYWFDGAPDRVPQPEHRRLRVMPRVTVRLGALTRSDGRWAQKGVDAAMHAELTELARNRACSDVVLVTGDGDLLPGMMAAKEHGVAVHLWAVQAADGDYNQSEDLVAEADERRVLDRAWITQAVRAKELTSVCAPSPVPRPEIAAILSAPLPDSALAATPERPAEQGAPPAAAVTGNGTQERAAAAKGVPTPKDLAALRAPGAQPVQHPATATLRWSSDKGWVDRPGAVTEPPDVAAMPTLAQLTTAEQRWADREEDITTVGGDPYEVGQVFARRWMSRLGDQGHLQKLSQLYPRIPHRIDGELLRYAARFGLLAHKDDQIDEHDRYAIRAGFWREIDVPAASESASAGE, encoded by the coding sequence GTGGACCGCTGCATCGTCCTGGTGGACGCCGGGTACCTGCTGGGAGCCGCCGCCAGCCTCCTCGCCGGTGAGCCCTCGCGGTCCCGGATCGCCGTCGACCACCCCGCGCTGATCCAGGCGCTGCGCGAACGCGCCGAGTCGGAGACCGAGCGCCCGCTGCTGCGCATCTACTGGTTCGACGGCGCCCCCGACCGCGTCCCCCAACCGGAGCATCGGCGGCTGCGTGTGATGCCCCGGGTCACGGTCCGGCTCGGCGCCCTCACCCGCAGCGACGGACGCTGGGCACAGAAGGGCGTCGACGCCGCCATGCACGCCGAGCTGACCGAACTGGCCCGCAACCGGGCCTGCTCCGACGTCGTCCTCGTCACCGGCGACGGCGACCTGCTGCCCGGCATGATGGCCGCCAAGGAGCACGGCGTCGCCGTCCACCTGTGGGCCGTACAGGCCGCCGACGGCGACTACAACCAGTCCGAGGACCTGGTCGCCGAGGCCGATGAGCGGCGCGTCCTGGACCGCGCCTGGATCACCCAGGCCGTCCGGGCCAAGGAGCTGACCAGCGTCTGCGCCCCGTCGCCCGTGCCCCGGCCCGAGATCGCCGCGATCCTGTCCGCGCCGCTGCCCGATTCCGCGCTGGCCGCGACGCCCGAGCGGCCGGCCGAGCAGGGTGCGCCCCCGGCGGCCGCCGTGACGGGGAACGGCACCCAGGAGCGGGCCGCCGCGGCCAAGGGCGTCCCCACCCCCAAGGACCTCGCCGCGCTGCGCGCCCCCGGCGCCCAGCCGGTGCAGCACCCCGCGACCGCGACCCTGCGCTGGTCCTCCGACAAGGGCTGGGTGGACCGGCCGGGCGCCGTCACCGAGCCGCCCGACGTCGCCGCCATGCCGACGCTCGCCCAGCTCACCACGGCCGAGCAGCGCTGGGCCGACCGGGAGGAGGACATCACCACGGTCGGCGGCGACCCGTACGAGGTGGGACAGGTCTTCGCCCGCCGCTGGATGTCCCGGCTCGGCGACCAGGGCCATCTGCAGAAGCTGTCGCAGCTGTATCCGCGCATCCCGCACCGCATCGACGGAGAGCTGCTGCGGTACGCCGCGCGGTTCGGGCTGCTCGCCCACAAGGACGACCAGATCGACGAACACGACCGCTACGCCATTCGGGCGGGGTTCTGGCGGGAGATCGATGTACCGGCCGCGTCAGAGAGCGCGTCTGCGGGGGAGTGA
- a CDS encoding ABC transporter permease yields MSVVPAEVLPGGAPAVPETARGAAELGPPARLWPSLAAVYRAQLSRARVARIPLLFVATFQSVGIAVMMRGVVDSGSEAESVVAGSSVLVVAYVALNLLSQYFGQLRASGGLDHYATLPVPPAAVVLGAAAAYASFTVPGTLVTAVFGCALFGLPLSNLWILLAVIPLAGAALSGLGAACGLLAPRPELATLLGQLGMSAALLLGVLPADRMPEIVRLARDLLPSTYGVEAYARTFGAHPDWAVVLVDLGVCAGVGVVSLAVATWAYRRAAVR; encoded by the coding sequence GTGAGTGTCGTACCCGCGGAGGTTCTGCCGGGCGGTGCCCCGGCCGTGCCGGAGACGGCACGGGGCGCGGCCGAACTCGGGCCGCCCGCACGGCTGTGGCCGTCGCTGGCGGCCGTCTACCGGGCGCAGCTGTCCCGGGCTCGGGTGGCCCGGATCCCGCTGCTGTTCGTGGCCACCTTCCAGTCCGTCGGCATCGCCGTGATGATGCGGGGCGTCGTCGACAGCGGCAGCGAGGCCGAGTCCGTGGTGGCGGGTTCGTCGGTGCTGGTCGTCGCCTATGTGGCCCTGAACCTGCTCTCGCAGTACTTCGGTCAGCTGCGGGCCAGCGGGGGGCTCGATCACTACGCCACCCTGCCGGTGCCGCCGGCCGCCGTGGTGCTGGGCGCGGCGGCGGCGTACGCCTCCTTCACCGTGCCGGGGACGCTGGTGACGGCCGTCTTCGGGTGCGCGCTGTTCGGGCTGCCGCTGTCCAACCTGTGGATCCTGCTGGCCGTGATCCCGCTCGCCGGGGCCGCGCTGTCCGGGCTCGGCGCCGCCTGCGGGCTGCTCGCGCCACGGCCCGAACTGGCCACGCTGCTCGGGCAGCTGGGCATGTCGGCGGCGCTGCTGCTGGGGGTACTGCCGGCCGACCGGATGCCGGAGATCGTACGGCTGGCACGTGATCTGCTGCCGTCGACCTACGGCGTGGAGGCCTATGCCCGGACCTTCGGGGCGCACCCGGACTGGGCCGTCGTCCTGGTCGACCTGGGGGTCTGCGCGGGTGTCGGGGTGGTCTCGCTGGCCGTGGCGACCTGGGCGTACCGCCGGGCGGCCGTCCGGTGA